The following is a genomic window from Acidimicrobium ferrooxidans DSM 10331.
CACTGGCCTCGTACCTCGCCTAAGGGATCTCGCATGACACGCACAACGGAGGATGCCGCTATGGCCATGACCACCACGCAGCCGGCGATCGCGACGGTGCCGATCACCTTCCCGGTCGGTGTGCCCGGCTTCGAGGAACATCACCGCTTCCACCTCGTCGGACTCGGCCCCGCCTATGGACCGTGGCTCGCGCTCCGATCCGCGATCGAGGGAGGTCCGACCTTCGTCGTCGCCCAGCCCTATGAGCTCGGCGTCGAGCTGACGGTCGAGATCGACGACCTCCATCAGGCCGTGCTCGGCATTGCGGATCCGCAGCAGGTCCTCGTGCTGGTGGTTGCGACGCTGCGCAACCCACACCCGACCGTCAACCTGCGCGCTCCGATCGTCGTGAACGTCGAAGTGCTGCGCGCGGCGCAGATCCCGCAGGATCGGGACGACTACCTGCTCGAGGCGCCGGTGACCGTCCCGCTCTACGACACCGCTCGCCTGCGCCCGTCGGAGGCGAGCGACGAGCCCGGGGCTGATCGCTGAGGCCCC
Proteins encoded in this region:
- the fliW gene encoding flagellar assembly protein FliW, producing the protein MTRTTEDAAMAMTTTQPAIATVPITFPVGVPGFEEHHRFHLVGLGPAYGPWLALRSAIEGGPTFVVAQPYELGVELTVEIDDLHQAVLGIADPQQVLVLVVATLRNPHPTVNLRAPIVVNVEVLRAAQIPQDRDDYLLEAPVTVPLYDTARLRPSEASDEPGADR